Proteins from a single region of Pseudomonas fulva:
- a CDS encoding YdgA family protein — translation MNKLAAVAVGLVAVGALGTAGAWYTGTQLPGVLNDLIEESNRQGAEALLGTGASVKLELVSLETRLFTSTARYKFSFDAPSEEGPARHMEVLLLDNIEHGPLPLSRLMRLNLWPVMVASNYQLEPNELTRKWFDAAKGAAPLTGEASLGYSGASRGSLVLTPLDFAPSPTSTVKFSGMTLDFEASKHARDVQVSGTMDSLSITSTEDTPMQADLHGLTLSSDQRLGSADFYVGDSSIKLATAQIKVGDKPAVLIKDIAQVGSLQESGSMLNGQIGYDLGMVSYDGKDIGGLRTLWAIKNFDSAALQSLFKLYQDKLTPVQQAQALGEEAPQLDFSADEEARMKADLEKLLAGKPQLALDNLTLTTPHGQASLRVVVDMDKPESFELPPDELARQLIGKLEAKLAVAKAVIGDGVRIQAMVEGVTDAQAIEQQAAMMTEMGSGMALGTGLLTLEGETLQSTLHYADNRVTFNGQDMSVEEFVTLVMSKTGGMGGGLGDEASAYGDDATQDLGGYDDGAETQAPDQAE, via the coding sequence ATGAACAAATTAGCAGCAGTAGCAGTAGGGCTGGTGGCGGTTGGCGCACTCGGCACGGCCGGCGCCTGGTACACCGGCACCCAGTTGCCCGGCGTTCTCAACGACCTCATCGAGGAATCCAACCGGCAGGGCGCCGAGGCGCTGCTGGGCACCGGAGCCAGCGTCAAGCTGGAGCTGGTGTCGCTGGAGACCCGTTTGTTCACCAGCACCGCACGCTACAAGTTCAGCTTCGACGCGCCCTCGGAGGAGGGCCCGGCGCGGCACATGGAAGTGCTGCTGCTGGACAACATCGAGCACGGCCCGCTGCCGCTGTCGCGCCTGATGCGCCTGAACCTGTGGCCGGTCATGGTCGCCAGCAACTACCAGCTGGAACCCAACGAGCTGACCCGGAAGTGGTTTGATGCCGCCAAGGGCGCCGCGCCGCTCACCGGTGAGGCCAGCCTGGGTTACAGCGGTGCCAGCCGCGGTTCGCTGGTGCTGACGCCGCTGGATTTCGCACCGTCGCCAACCTCCACGGTCAAGTTCTCCGGCATGACGCTGGACTTCGAAGCCAGCAAGCACGCCAGGGACGTGCAGGTCAGCGGCACCATGGACAGCCTGTCGATCACCAGCACCGAGGACACGCCGATGCAGGCCGACCTGCATGGCCTGACCCTGAGCAGCGATCAGCGCCTGGGCAGCGCCGATTTCTACGTCGGTGACAGCAGCATCAAGCTGGCCACCGCGCAGATCAAGGTCGGCGACAAGCCCGCCGTGCTGATCAAGGACATCGCCCAGGTCGGCAGCCTGCAGGAAAGCGGCAGCATGCTCAACGGACAGATCGGCTATGACCTGGGCATGGTCAGCTACGACGGCAAGGACATCGGCGGCCTGCGCACCCTGTGGGCCATCAAGAACTTCGACAGCGCGGCGTTGCAGTCGCTGTTCAAGCTCTACCAGGACAAACTGACGCCCGTCCAGCAAGCCCAGGCCCTGGGTGAAGAGGCCCCGCAGCTCGACTTCTCCGCCGACGAGGAGGCACGCATGAAGGCCGACCTGGAGAAGCTGCTGGCTGGCAAACCCCAGCTGGCGCTGGACAACTTGACCCTCACCACGCCCCATGGCCAGGCCTCGCTGCGGGTGGTGGTGGACATGGACAAGCCCGAATCCTTCGAGCTGCCGCCTGACGAGCTGGCCCGCCAGCTGATCGGCAAGCTGGAGGCCAAGCTGGCGGTCGCCAAGGCGGTGATCGGCGATGGCGTGCGCATCCAGGCCATGGTCGAGGGCGTCACCGACGCCCAGGCCATCGAGCAGCAGGCGGCGATGATGACCGAGATGGGCAGCGGCATGGCGCTCGGCACCGGCCTGCTGACCCTGGAAGGCGAGACCCTGCAATCGACCCTGCACTACGCCGACAACAGGGTGACCTTCAACGGTCAGGACATGAGCGTCGAGGAGTTCGTCACGCTGGTGATGTCCAAGACCGGCGGCATGGGCGGTGGTCTGGGTGATGAGGCGTCGGCCTACGGCGACGATGCGACGCAAGACCTCGGTGGCTACGACGACGGCGCCGAGACGCAGGCGCCCGATCAGGCCGAGTGA
- a CDS encoding TonB-dependent siderophore receptor, with protein MSRLTPPRCFAAHRNHLALAICMATMTPALAQQSSEAGSVMELGATEITNTQLGSTTEGSRSYTTGAMSTATKLPMTMRETPQAVTVITRQRMDDMGMTSINDVVKATPGLFLSTASGRGRQTYISRGFEIDNLMYDGIPSGYNGVAVGVQPNLAMFDRVEVVRGATGLVTGAGNPSAAVNMVRKRPLAEQRVTLTGAAGSWDDYRGELDASSSLNSSGTLRGRVVTSYRDANSFMDRAQEQHGLFYAVTEADFGEDTTLTFGFSHQKDKTNSFWGSSLIGLDGHHLDLPRSYNPGTDWENKDQETNAVFAELRHRLANDWALQLNANYAEQNGLFSGSYLTQMANVGYAKRRTIYHATYDENQGGVDAFASGPFQAFGRTHELVVGASKRIYDMTTHDYSPYNLGGQPVDIAEPDFVHTGHRRAVTSQDGVYLTSRLSLADPLKLILGGRLDWYDYDNRDGAGDYKVTRNVTRYGGLIYDLDEHHSVYVSYSDIFTPQSRLDASATPVRPIVGKNYEIGIKGEYFDGALNASIALFRIDQENRAVQVFVPNCPQANNQCYAPSGEVRSQGIDMELQGALTENWQVGAGYTYARVHTMKDAANPQNENQRFDTDTPEHLFKLTTSYRFQGELEKLRVGGSLSWQSRMYNDIALPSGGEYRLEQGSYAITDLMAGYQMTENLDLQLNANNVFDRKYYSSISQSVNYGGDNYGNPRNLMLTAKYSF; from the coding sequence ATGTCGCGTCTCACCCCACCTCGCTGCTTCGCCGCGCACCGTAATCACCTGGCGCTGGCCATCTGCATGGCCACCATGACCCCGGCCCTGGCTCAACAAAGCAGCGAAGCAGGCAGCGTGATGGAGCTGGGCGCCACCGAAATCACCAATACCCAGCTGGGCAGCACCACCGAAGGCTCGCGTTCCTACACCACCGGCGCCATGTCCACCGCCACCAAGCTGCCCATGACCATGCGCGAGACGCCCCAGGCGGTCACCGTGATCACGCGCCAGCGCATGGACGATATGGGCATGACCAGCATCAACGACGTGGTTAAGGCGACACCCGGCCTGTTCCTCAGCACGGCTAGCGGTCGCGGTCGGCAGACCTACATCTCCCGCGGTTTTGAAATCGACAACCTGATGTATGACGGTATTCCCAGCGGCTACAACGGCGTTGCCGTCGGCGTGCAGCCGAACCTGGCGATGTTCGACCGGGTGGAAGTGGTGCGCGGTGCCACTGGCCTGGTCACCGGTGCAGGCAACCCTTCGGCGGCGGTCAATATGGTGCGCAAGCGCCCGCTGGCCGAGCAGCGCGTTACCCTCACCGGCGCAGCGGGTAGCTGGGATGACTATCGCGGCGAACTCGACGCATCCAGTTCACTTAACAGTAGCGGCACCCTGCGTGGTCGCGTAGTCACTTCGTACCGCGACGCCAACAGCTTTATGGACCGTGCGCAGGAGCAGCATGGTCTGTTCTATGCGGTCACCGAGGCAGACTTTGGCGAAGACACTACCTTGACCTTCGGCTTCTCTCATCAGAAGGACAAGACGAACTCATTCTGGGGCTCGTCCCTGATCGGCTTGGATGGCCACCACCTCGATCTACCGCGCTCCTACAATCCAGGGACTGACTGGGAAAACAAGGATCAGGAAACCAACGCGGTCTTTGCCGAACTCCGTCACCGCCTCGCCAATGACTGGGCGCTGCAACTGAACGCCAACTATGCCGAGCAGAATGGGTTGTTCTCAGGCTCGTACTTGACACAGATGGCGAACGTCGGCTACGCAAAGCGTAGGACGATCTACCATGCAACCTACGATGAAAATCAGGGTGGTGTGGATGCCTTTGCGAGCGGTCCCTTTCAGGCATTCGGCCGCACTCATGAACTGGTAGTCGGGGCCAGCAAGCGCATCTACGACATGACCACCCACGACTACTCGCCTTACAACCTGGGTGGGCAGCCGGTGGATATCGCCGAGCCTGATTTCGTCCACACCGGCCATCGCCGTGCGGTGACCTCCCAGGATGGCGTGTACCTCACGAGCCGCCTGAGCCTGGCAGATCCGCTGAAGCTGATTCTCGGCGGCCGCCTTGACTGGTACGACTATGACAATCGTGATGGCGCTGGCGACTACAAGGTCACTCGTAACGTCACTCGCTACGGTGGCCTAATTTACGATCTGGACGAGCATCACTCGGTCTATGTCAGCTACAGCGACATCTTCACACCTCAGTCCAGACTCGACGCCAGTGCAACGCCTGTGCGCCCCATCGTCGGTAAAAACTATGAAATTGGTATCAAGGGCGAGTACTTCGACGGCGCCCTGAACGCCAGCATAGCGTTGTTCCGTATCGACCAGGAAAACCGCGCGGTACAGGTCTTCGTGCCCAACTGCCCGCAAGCCAACAACCAATGCTACGCCCCTTCTGGTGAAGTCCGGAGCCAGGGCATCGACATGGAGCTGCAAGGTGCATTGACCGAAAACTGGCAAGTCGGCGCGGGCTATACCTACGCCCGTGTGCACACCATGAAGGACGCTGCGAATCCTCAGAACGAGAACCAACGCTTCGATACCGATACGCCTGAACACTTGTTCAAGCTCACCACCAGCTATCGCTTCCAAGGCGAATTGGAAAAACTGCGAGTCGGTGGCAGCCTGTCGTGGCAGAGCCGCATGTATAACGACATAGCGCTGCCAAGCGGCGGAGAATATCGACTCGAGCAAGGCAGCTATGCGATCACTGACCTCATGGCCGGCTATCAGATGACTGAAAATCTTGACCTGCAGCTTAATGCCAACAACGTGTTTGATCGTAAGTACTACAGTTCAATATCCCAGTCGGTAAACTACGGCGGAGATAACTACGGTAACCCACGCAACCTGATGCTGACCGCCAAGTACAGCTTCTAA
- a CDS encoding GNAT family N-acetyltransferase: MLIAPYVESARQAGFETLSLHVRSDNPARRLYERAGFAEVGTNALGYLRYERQAAA; the protein is encoded by the coding sequence GTGCTGATCGCGCCCTATGTCGAGAGCGCCCGGCAGGCCGGCTTCGAGACGCTGAGCCTGCACGTGCGTAGCGATAACCCGGCCCGGCGGCTCTACGAGCGGGCCGGGTTCGCTGAAGTCGGGACCAATGCCCTCGGCTACCTGCGCTACGAACGGCAGGCCGCGGCCTAG
- a CDS encoding MFS transporter — protein sequence MKTSTPDLPADPTLAQSPQAHGFLLPVVGAAAFSHLLNDLIQSVMPAVYPMLKTQFALSFAQIGWLGLVYQITASLLQPWIGMYTDKHPKPYLLPSGMLMTFIGIALLAFASSYEMLLLSAAVVGVGSATFHPEASRIARMASGGRFGTAQSTFQVGGNSGSALGPLLAAAIVIPYGQHAIAWFMLAAALAIFVLCRLTIWSVHHGQAKLKNLASKQTVGLNRTQVIQAIAVICVLMFAKFVYIAAFTNFFTFYLIERFAMSVQQSQIYLFIFLAAVAFGTFAGGPVGDRIGRKAVIWISFMGVAPFALALPYVGATATAVLAIMIGLVMSSAFAALVVYAQEAVPGRVGMVSGLMFGLMFGIGGIGAAGLGELADVHGIVWVYHLVSFLPLLGLATALLPRTRPLKPQAPAPTGR from the coding sequence ATGAAAACCAGCACACCCGACCTCCCTGCCGACCCGACCCTCGCTCAGTCCCCCCAGGCCCACGGCTTTCTGTTGCCGGTGGTGGGCGCCGCCGCGTTCTCGCACCTGCTCAACGACCTGATCCAGTCGGTGATGCCCGCCGTTTACCCGATGCTCAAGACCCAGTTCGCGCTGAGCTTCGCGCAGATCGGCTGGCTCGGCCTGGTCTACCAGATCACCGCCTCGCTGCTGCAGCCGTGGATCGGCATGTACACCGACAAGCACCCCAAGCCCTATCTGCTGCCCTCGGGCATGCTGATGACCTTTATCGGCATTGCCCTGCTCGCCTTCGCCAGCAGCTACGAGATGCTGTTGCTGTCGGCGGCGGTGGTCGGTGTGGGCTCGGCGACCTTCCATCCGGAAGCCTCGCGCATCGCGCGGATGGCCTCGGGCGGGCGCTTCGGCACCGCGCAATCGACCTTCCAGGTTGGCGGCAACTCCGGCTCGGCCCTGGGCCCGCTGCTGGCGGCAGCCATCGTCATCCCCTACGGCCAGCACGCCATCGCCTGGTTCATGCTGGCCGCCGCCCTGGCGATCTTCGTGCTCTGCCGCCTGACCATCTGGAGCGTCCATCATGGCCAGGCCAAGCTGAAGAACCTGGCCAGCAAGCAGACGGTGGGCCTGAACCGCACCCAGGTGATCCAGGCGATCGCGGTGATCTGCGTGCTGATGTTCGCCAAGTTCGTGTACATCGCCGCGTTCACCAACTTCTTTACCTTCTACCTGATCGAGCGCTTCGCCATGAGCGTGCAGCAGAGCCAGATCTACCTGTTCATCTTTCTCGCCGCGGTGGCATTCGGCACCTTCGCGGGCGGCCCGGTGGGCGACCGCATCGGCCGCAAGGCGGTGATCTGGATTTCCTTCATGGGCGTGGCACCCTTCGCCCTGGCCCTGCCCTACGTCGGTGCCACGGCAACGGCGGTGCTGGCGATCATGATCGGCCTGGTGATGTCTTCGGCCTTCGCCGCCCTGGTGGTCTATGCCCAGGAGGCGGTGCCGGGGCGCGTCGGCATGGTGTCGGGGCTGATGTTCGGCCTGATGTTCGGCATCGGCGGCATTGGCGCAGCCGGCCTGGGCGAGCTGGCCGACGTGCACGGCATCGTCTGGGTCTACCACCTGGTGTCCTTCCTGCCGCTGCTGGGCCTGGCCACTGCCCTGCTGCCACGCACCCGGCCGCTCAAGCCGCAGGCGCCAGCGCCGACAGGCCGCTAG